TGCAGCACCAAGGGATACTGTCCAGCAATCGCCTGATCGAGGACAACGCGCTGGTTCGAGGGGATGTTTGCAATCTCCTGCTGGGCCAGCTTTTCGAGATAGGCCCGCCCCTGCTCCTCGCCCATCGTGTTCAGAATATTGCCGATGAAGCCTATCGGACCATTCACCCCGGGACTACTGGTCCAGCCGATGCGGCCCTTCCACTTGGGGCCAAGCAGATCCTCGAACGTCTTGGGTGCCTCTTCCGCGGCGACTAGTTCGGTGTTGATGGCGGCGCTAGGATATTGCAGGAACTGTGCGTACCAGCGGCCTTCCGGATCCTTGTGTTCCGGTTTAAAATTCGCCGCCGCCGGCGCGTTGAAGCCTTCCGTTAGACCGGCATCACGCAGGGTAACAAATGCCGTTGACCCGTCCCAAAGGTCACCAACCATCGTTCCCGCTGCGCCTTCGTTGACCAGACGCGACACGACATCGTTCATGTTTCCGGATACAAAATTCACTTTGATGCCATACTCGGCTTCAAAGGCCTCGGCGATAGGGCGAACAACCTGATCGACGACAAGCGTGGTATACCACACGACCTCCCCTTCAGTTTTCGCGGCGTCGATCAACGTCCGGTCCTGAGCCATCGCCGGCACAGTAGCCGTCGCAAATAGTGATGCGACACAGATCGCGTTAAGCAGCTTCACTTTATCCTCCTCCTGTGTATGTGGATCACGCCTCAGCGTTCTCGTTATTGGAACAATCGCTCGTAGATTGCCTTCCACTCTTTCTGCCTTGCTTCATACTCCTCCAGTGAAACGGCCACGGCATTGAAATCACCGGTTGACGGAGCCAGCGAAGGCACGCTCGGCGGTATGTTGGGATTGGCGGGAATGTAGCCACCCTTCGCGAAGATCGACTGGGCTTCGTTGGACAATATGAATTCCAGGAACAGCCGGGCCGCATTTGGGTGCGGAGAGCCTTTCAGCATTCCTACGCGACTGATCAGGGTGATCGCAGGATCGAGTTTGAGGAAAGTGATCGGTGCACCCTTCGCCTGTCGCGCGTGGACATGGTGGGTCCCGGCAACCAGAGTGATCTTGTATTGGCCCGCCACCACCTGGTCCAGCAGTCCGGTCTGGCGCTCAGCCGAGTTGGCGACGTCTTGTGTAGAGAGCGCCTCGAGATAAGCCAGCGCGTTGTCTTCGCCCATGGCTTTCACGAGACCACCGATCATACCTGGAGGGCTGATGATACCCCCGCCGGTACTCCAGGCCATCTGTCCCTTGAATTCGGGACGAAGAAGATCCTGATATGACTTAGGCAGAGCATCGGTGCCGACCAGTTCTGTATTCGCTGCGGCACCGTAATATTGCAGTGTCATCGCCACCCATCGTCCACTCGGGTCTTTCAGTTCGGCGGGCAGCGACGCCGCAGAAGAAGGAAGATAGCTCCCAGCCAGATCGGCCGCGGCAATGGTCGTGTACGCGGTCGAGCCATCCCATAGGTCGCTTTGCAGCACGCCCGCCTTGGCCTCGTTGACTATCTTCGATACATTGTCGGCGGTGCTGCCGGTCGCATATTCGACGGCTACGCCGTATTTCTCCTTGAACAGCGCGGCCAGAGGTGTGAGAACGGTGAGGCCGTCGGCAACGGTCGTATACCATACGATCTTACCTTCTTCTCTCGCCGCCCTTACCAGATCATCGGTCACCTGGGCCGATGCCGGAACACCGCCGAGCGCAACGCAGAGTGCTGCCAGCATGAGCCTTTGCATGTCTTTCCTCCCTTTCGTATCTCACAGACTCATCGCCTGCGCCCCGGATCGCCACGGACCGTCAATCAGTCGGATGTAGGAAACGTCGAAGGGCGCCTGGCCCGGAACGGGCTGTCAGCCTCATGGTCAAGGAAGAGGTGTCGCGTCTTGAAGCGCCAGCCTTGTGCCGTCTTGACCAGCGTATCGCGGTAGAACCCGGTTTTCATTGTGTAGCCATTACCCGGTTCGTCATAGGTCGACGCGTCGTAGGGGGCGTGCCGCCCCAGGACGAGGACGTGGCATTGACCGATCGCGCCATCATCGGAAGCTTCAATGATGATGTTGGATGTCAGGTGCCTGTGACCCCGATTACCGATCTCGTTGGTTCGGGCGATCAAACCGTTGACATGTTCCGGCTGATGGCCGGAAAGGTACGTCGCGAAGGTGCCATCCTCGGCAAATGTGGACCCGCGCAGCACACCATCGCCCGTATCGAGGGCAAAGGAATATCGACCATAGAGGTTGAGAATCTCCATGTGGTCGTCAGCAGTCAGTTTGGACACTTCATTGATCCTTGGTGTGATGTTTCAATGCGAGGTGGGTTTAGCTGCTGCCGCAAAGGGCAACTCCGTCAGACCCATCCAGAACACCGACCGTTGCCCCGAATGCGGCGCGTAGGCGTTGGTCAAGTCGATGCTGTCGAAAGGCAGAGGGTGGGTACGGCAGGGCACGGGCGTACCATCCTCGCCAAGATGGAAAGTGGCGACGCTGGGTGGCACGATGTCTCCACCGGGTATCCGGCGCGGCTTCATATTTGCAACGACCATCCATTGACCCGAAGGATCTATGGCAAAGGTCCGGGCATGGATGCCTCCCGTCGGCACATGACCCGTGAGGCTTGGCAATCCGTCGCCATCTAGCCGGAAAACCGCGATGGAGTTCTCACCCCCGTGAAAAACGCCTTCGGCATCGGTCCCGTCGGCGCGATTGATCGCATAAACGAAGCTGCCCCGCGGATGGACCTTTACCGATCCGGCAATCTGGCGCGGATCTGCGGCTTCTGGACGCTCCAGCGTTGATAGATCGACGATGGCAGAAGGCGTTATGCGGCCATCTGACAGCGGAAAGGCGATGAGCCGGTTTTCGGTTTCCAAGCCGACATAGGCCACAGGCAATGTGGGGTGAAAGTCCAGGTTTCGTGCGCCGAATGATCTCCCGCCGTTTGGAGCAATAAACCCTGCCGGTTCCATCCGGCCGGCCACCTGCCGGAACAGGCATAAGGCGCCGGGCGCCGGTCCGCGCGGACCGCTATTCGGATAACCACGTGCAACAACCACGACATGCTCTCCGCCCGGAACCACGCGAACCTGATGGGGAAACGTTCCCAGTGTGCCTTCAACCGGCTGTGCCACGCCAGCTTGGGCGACACCCTGCTGATCAATCGGCGAGAGTGACAGCCCCGTCGGTTCGTTGGAAATCGAAATGATGTTGCTCGCATCGCCGTCGAGGCAGATCGCAACGGAACGAGCGGGCAGCGGTTGCGGCTTGGCTACGTGGGATAGCCGGCCATCCTCCGGGGCAATACGAAGCGTTGAAAGGGCATGATCGCAGCCTGCCCTACGCGGCCCACCGTCGGAGCTTGCCACATAAAGATGTCGGCCATCCGGGTGATACCAGCCGTACTGCGCCTTCTGAGGCAGCTTGACTTTTGCCACGGCGGTGAGGGATCCGGTAGCCTTGTCCAGCAGATAGCTGTGAAGAATTGCGCCTTCAGACGCATGAATTGCGATACGGTTTTCGGCCATCTCGACTCACGTCTTGAGAGATTGCAGTAGGCATCGTCGCCGAACTGGCGACCGCGGGCGATCTGATCAGTCGGGCACTGCAAGCGTGCTTTCGACAGCGAAGCTCAGGTTCACCGTCGATCCGATGTCGAACATCAGTTCAGGGCCGGTATTCACGATCAGCGGCGTCAAGCCCACTTTGACGACATAGCGGTTCAGGTTTCCCAGGAAGCCATTCGATTCCACCACCCCCTGCACTCGGTTTAGATCGGTCGCCTCAGTGCCCGTGTCACCCATTGAGATCGACTCGGGTCGGACCGAAACGGAAATCTCCGTGTCCCGTGCCTCGGCTCGGGGGAAGATACAGCGCACGACGTCGCCCTGCTCCAGCCGCACCGCCGCAATGCCATTGTCCTCCGCGGGCTCCAGGAGCTTGCCGCGGATGAGGTTGGTAGAACCAACGAACCCGGCAACAAAGCGGCTGCTCGGACGGAAGTAGATTTCCCGGGGCGACCCGAACTGCACGACACGGCCCTGGTTTATGACGGCGATCAGGTCGGACATGTCAAGGGCTTCCGACTGGTCGTGTGTCACGTAGATCGTAGTGACGCCGATCTGCTGCTGCAGCCGTTTCAGTTCTGCACGCATTTCTTCCCGGAGCGCCGCGTCGAGGTTTGACAGTGGTTCATCGAGCAGGAGTAGCTTCGGCCTGGCGACGATAGCTCGGGCAAGCGCCACACGCTGCTGCTGCCCACCGGAAAGCCGGGTCGCAGCACGCTGTGCGAAGCCCCCGAGGCCGACGATTTCCAGCGCCTCACCGACCATCTTCTGGATTTCGAACGCAGCATATTTGCGCGACTTCGAGACGCGCAGCGGGAAAGCCACGTTCTCGAACACGCTCATGTGCGGCCAGATCGCATAGCTCTGGAACACCATGCCGAAATTGCGACGGTTGAGGGCGACGTTGATCTTGCGCGCGCCGTCAAAGTAAACATCCTCTCCGTGAGAGATCACCCCCTCGTTCGGCTGCTCAAGCCCGGCAATACAGCGAAGTGTCGTCGTCTTGCCGCAGCCCGAGGGGCCGAGCAGGGTGAAGAAGGTTCCAGGTGCGAGCGAGAAATTCGCATCCCGGATACCTCCGGACAGGCCATCTGCCGAGAAGTAGACTTTTGAGAGGTCTCGCACCTCGAAGTTCTGTGACGTGTCAGCCATGGAGGAGGCTCCCTTCTGAGGCGGCATACTGCGCGGTGCGGGCGCAAAATCTGAGTGTTTGATGGTGTTCATGGTGTCTCCTCAGTGGCCGAACGTGTCCGCAGCCCCGCGATTGGCGAGCTTCTTGAACACAATTGCGACGATCGTCAGGGCGAGTGCCCACAGCAAACCCAGTGCCGCCACTTCTCCTGCCTGGCCGTTCGTCCAAAGATTGAACATGGCCACCGGAATGGTCTGAGAGTTTGGACCCGCCAGCAGCAGTGGCAGTGACATTTCCTTGGCGCAAAGCAGGAAGATAAAGATCCAGCCGGAGGTCAGCGCCGGCAGAAGAAGCGGAAAAACGATCTTTCGCAGCGTTTCAAAGGTGTTGGCGCCTGCCGCGCCGGCAGCCTGTTCCAGTTCCGGATGAATCTGCAGCACGCCCGTGAAGGAATAGCGCATCCCATACGGTATATAGCGGATCAAAAACGCCAGGCCGATGAGCCAGAGGGTGCCATAGATCGGAACTGGCGAACGAAGCCCGATTTGCAGCATCGCAACGCCAAGTACGAGTCCCGGAAAAACCAGAGGAATGGTCATCAGCTGGTCGATGATTTGTCCGCCAGCTTTGCGTCGTGCGGCCAGCCAACCGGCGGCGAGGCTGAAGGTCATCGCAACCGTTGCCGTGCCTGCGGCAACCAGGAGCGTGTTGACGACAAGCTTGGAATAGTACGCCGAGTTCACGATGTGAGCGAAATTGTCCATCGTCAGGCGCGACATTCCTGAAATGCGGATCGGCTGGGGGAAAGGTGACAGAGCGACCCAAAGAATTCCGACCAATGGCAGGACCAGGACGATAAGAAAGACTGCGATATTCATCAGAGCGCCGGCCCAGCGGTAGCGGCCCAGCTGGAATGGACGGGGGCGGTAGCCCTTGCCCGTGATGCTCGCATATTTTTCGGCATTGCGGGAAATGCGCGAGTAGCAAACCAGGAGAACCGAGAGAGCCAACAGGAGAATGACCGAGAAAGCGCTCGCATAGCCCGTCTGCGGCGGCAGATCGTGCATCGAACGATAGATTTCGGTCGTCAGAACATCGACCTTCCCTGGCATGCCGACCAAGGCGGGAACTTCGAATGCCTCGAGCGTGCGGATGAAGATGAACATCGCAAGCGCCAAGACCGCAGGCATTGCAAGCTTGAGTGAGATCCGCCAGACGGTTGTCGGCACGCTCGCGCCACTCATGCGGGCCGCCTCCTCCATCTCGGCATTCGCAGCGCGGAATGTCGCCGACATCAGCAGAAACACCATTGGGAGCCAGATGATCGACTCGATCAGTACCATTCCCGTCATGGAGTTGACGTTGATGAGATTGCCCCGCATGCCGGTCAGATTGCGATAGGCTTCGTTGAAAGGACCGGACCGGCCGAACAGGAACAGCCAGGCGGAAACCTTCAGGATGCCGGGCGTGCCGAGCGCGACGATCGAGGTCAGGTAGATAAGGAACTTGCACGGAGCATCGGTACGCTCCACAACCCACGCCACAAGCGAGCCGACGATCAATGCCAGCGCGGTCGACAGGATGCCGAAGATGACCGAGTTGGTGACCACCTCAAACAGGCGCGGATTGGTAACGAGCCTGTGGTAATACTCTAAAGTAAAGTCACCCAGGCTGAGATCCGGTCGGACTTCCAGCACGCTCGTCTGGATCAGCATGTAGAGCGGCGGAAAGACAAGCGCCGTCAGGATCACAATCAGGATGATGCTGAGCGGTGAGGCCTTGAACATCCGGCCAAAGCTGCCAAACGCGATGGACGACTGGCCGCTGAACGAGGTTGTGGCCGCAGGCAGATTACCGTTCGTGGTCACGGTGATTTTCCTTATCAAACTCAACCGGCTGAACCAGAACGCGTTGCGCTCTGGTCCGTTGCCAATCGACTACTGGAACTGGCTCTCGA
The genomic region above belongs to Sinorhizobium mexicanum and contains:
- a CDS encoding ABC transporter ATP-binding protein, whose protein sequence is MADTSQNFEVRDLSKVYFSADGLSGGIRDANFSLAPGTFFTLLGPSGCGKTTTLRCIAGLEQPNEGVISHGEDVYFDGARKINVALNRRNFGMVFQSYAIWPHMSVFENVAFPLRVSKSRKYAAFEIQKMVGEALEIVGLGGFAQRAATRLSGGQQQRVALARAIVARPKLLLLDEPLSNLDAALREEMRAELKRLQQQIGVTTIYVTHDQSEALDMSDLIAVINQGRVVQFGSPREIYFRPSSRFVAGFVGSTNLIRGKLLEPAEDNGIAAVRLEQGDVVRCIFPRAEARDTEISVSVRPESISMGDTGTEATDLNRVQGVVESNGFLGNLNRYVVKVGLTPLIVNTGPELMFDIGSTVNLSFAVESTLAVPD
- a CDS encoding ABC transporter substrate-binding protein, with the translated sequence MKLLNAICVASLFATATVPAMAQDRTLIDAAKTEGEVVWYTTLVVDQVVRPIAEAFEAEYGIKVNFVSGNMNDVVSRLVNEGAAGTMVGDLWDGSTAFVTLRDAGLTEGFNAPAAANFKPEHKDPEGRWYAQFLQYPSAAINTELVAAEEAPKTFEDLLGPKWKGRIGWTSSPGVNGPIGFIGNILNTMGEEQGRAYLEKLAQQEIANIPSNQRVVLDQAIAGQYPLVLQVHNYHAALSKAKGAPIEIVYLPTNVGNMNTIGLVKGAPHPNAAKLLIDFILSEGGQTILVNAGYIPANPAVDAESPELRPETGGFKANVIGFDEYIEKKDHWTAIYKELFE
- a CDS encoding ABC transporter permease, whose amino-acid sequence is MTTNGNLPAATTSFSGQSSIAFGSFGRMFKASPLSIILIVILTALVFPPLYMLIQTSVLEVRPDLSLGDFTLEYYHRLVTNPRLFEVVTNSVIFGILSTALALIVGSLVAWVVERTDAPCKFLIYLTSIVALGTPGILKVSAWLFLFGRSGPFNEAYRNLTGMRGNLINVNSMTGMVLIESIIWLPMVFLLMSATFRAANAEMEEAARMSGASVPTTVWRISLKLAMPAVLALAMFIFIRTLEAFEVPALVGMPGKVDVLTTEIYRSMHDLPPQTGYASAFSVILLLALSVLLVCYSRISRNAEKYASITGKGYRPRPFQLGRYRWAGALMNIAVFLIVLVLPLVGILWVALSPFPQPIRISGMSRLTMDNFAHIVNSAYYSKLVVNTLLVAAGTATVAMTFSLAAGWLAARRKAGGQIIDQLMTIPLVFPGLVLGVAMLQIGLRSPVPIYGTLWLIGLAFLIRYIPYGMRYSFTGVLQIHPELEQAAGAAGANTFETLRKIVFPLLLPALTSGWIFIFLLCAKEMSLPLLLAGPNSQTIPVAMFNLWTNGQAGEVAALGLLWALALTIVAIVFKKLANRGAADTFGH
- a CDS encoding ABC transporter substrate-binding protein, whose amino-acid sequence is MQRLMLAALCVALGGVPASAQVTDDLVRAAREEGKIVWYTTVADGLTVLTPLAALFKEKYGVAVEYATGSTADNVSKIVNEAKAGVLQSDLWDGSTAYTTIAAADLAGSYLPSSAASLPAELKDPSGRWVAMTLQYYGAAANTELVGTDALPKSYQDLLRPEFKGQMAWSTGGGIISPPGMIGGLVKAMGEDNALAYLEALSTQDVANSAERQTGLLDQVVAGQYKITLVAGTHHVHARQAKGAPITFLKLDPAITLISRVGMLKGSPHPNAARLFLEFILSNEAQSIFAKGGYIPANPNIPPSVPSLAPSTGDFNAVAVSLEEYEARQKEWKAIYERLFQ
- a CDS encoding nuclear transport factor 2 family protein produces the protein MSKLTADDHMEILNLYGRYSFALDTGDGVLRGSTFAEDGTFATYLSGHQPEHVNGLIARTNEIGNRGHRHLTSNIIIEASDDGAIGQCHVLVLGRHAPYDASTYDEPGNGYTMKTGFYRDTLVKTAQGWRFKTRHLFLDHEADSPFRARRPSTFPTSD
- a CDS encoding lactonase family protein; amino-acid sequence: MAENRIAIHASEGAILHSYLLDKATGSLTAVAKVKLPQKAQYGWYHPDGRHLYVASSDGGPRRAGCDHALSTLRIAPEDGRLSHVAKPQPLPARSVAICLDGDASNIISISNEPTGLSLSPIDQQGVAQAGVAQPVEGTLGTFPHQVRVVPGGEHVVVVARGYPNSGPRGPAPGALCLFRQVAGRMEPAGFIAPNGGRSFGARNLDFHPTLPVAYVGLETENRLIAFPLSDGRITPSAIVDLSTLERPEAADPRQIAGSVKVHPRGSFVYAINRADGTDAEGVFHGGENSIAVFRLDGDGLPSLTGHVPTGGIHARTFAIDPSGQWMVVANMKPRRIPGGDIVPPSVATFHLGEDGTPVPCRTHPLPFDSIDLTNAYAPHSGQRSVFWMGLTELPFAAAAKPTSH